In Canis lupus dingo isolate Sandy chromosome 27, ASM325472v2, whole genome shotgun sequence, one genomic interval encodes:
- the GPR19 gene encoding probable G-protein coupled receptor 19 isoform X1, producing MKDQQMLTILQKITKREKVSMVFAHRMDNSKPPLVIPTLLVPLQNHSCTETTTPLPSHDLTELQEEHSWMNNRTGLQPGLKPGEVATASIFFGTLWLFSIFGNSLVCLVIHRSRRTQSTTNYFVVSMACADLLISVASTPFVLLQFATGRWTLGSVMCKVVRYFQYLTPGVQIYVLLSICIDRFYTIVYPLSFKVSREKAKKMIAASWIFDAAFVSPVFFFFGSSWDSHCNYFFPSSWEGTTYTIIHFLVSFVIPSILIILFYQKVVKYIWRIGTDGRTVRRTMNIVPRTKVKTIKMFLILNLLFLLSWLPFHVAQLWHPHERDSKKSSLVFTAITWISFSSSASKPTLYSIYNANFRRGMKETFCMSSMKCYRSNAYTITTSSRMAKKNYVGISEIPPTAKTITKDSIYDSFDREAKEKKLAWPINSNPPNTFV from the exons ATGAAG GACCAGCAGATGCTTACCATTCTACAGAAAat AACTAAGAGGGAAAAAGTGAGTATGGTTTTTGCTCACAGAATGGATAACAGCAAGCCGCCTCTGGTTATTCCCACACTTCTGGTGCCCCTCCAGAACCACAGCTGCACTGAAACAACCACACCCCTGCCAAGCCATGACCTGACAGAACTACAGGAGGAGCACAGTTGGATGAACAACAGAACTGGCCTGCAGCCTGGACTGAAACCTGGGGAAGTGGCCACTGCCAGCATTTTCTTTGGGACCCTGTGGTTGTTTTCTATATTTGGCAATTCCCTGGTTTGTTTGGTCATCCACAGGAGTAGGAGGACTCAGTCCACCACCAACTACTTTGTGGTCTCCATGGCCTGCGCGGATCTCCTCATCAGCGTGGCCAGCACGCCTTTTGTCCTGCTTCAGTTTGCCACTGGGAGGTGGACACTTGGCAGTGTGATGTGCAAGGTCGTGAGGTATTTTCAGTATCTCACGCCGGGTGTCCAGATCTACGTTCTCCTCTCCATCTGCATAGACCGGTTCTACACCATCGTCTATCCTCTGAGCTTCAAGGTATCCAgggaaaaagccaagaaaatgatCGCGGCATCGTGGATCTTTGATGCAGCCTTTGTGAGCCCcgtgttctttttctttggctcCAGCTGGGACAGTCACTGCAACTATTTCTTCCCTTCATCTTGGGAAGGAACCACCTATACCATCATCCATTTCTTGGTGAGCTTTGTGATTCCATCCATCCTCATCATCTTATTTTACCAGAAGGTTGTGAAGTATATTTGGAGAATAGGCACTGATGGCCGAACAGTGAGGAGGACGATGAACATTGTCCCAAGGACAAAAGTGAAAACTATCAAGATGTTCCTCATTTTGAATCTGTTGTTTTTGCTCTCTTGGCTGCCTTTCCATGTAGCTCAGCTGTGGCACCCCCACGAACGAGACTCCAAGAAAAGTTCCCTTGTTTTCACGGCTATCACATGGATATCCTTTAGTTCTTCAGCCTCTAAACCTACACTGTATTCCATCTATAATGCCAACTTTAGGAGAGGAATGAAAGAGACTTTTTGCATGTCCTCAATGAAGTGTTACCGAAGCAATGCCTATACTATCACAACCAGTTCAAGGATGGCCAAAAAAAACTACGTTGGCATTTCAGAAATTCCTCCCACGGCCAAAACTATAACCAAAGACTCGATCTAtgattcatttgacagagaagcCAAGGAAAAAAAGCTCGCTTGGCCCATTAATTCAAATCCACCAAATACTTTTGTGTAA
- the GPR19 gene encoding probable G-protein coupled receptor 19 isoform X2 produces MVFAHRMDNSKPPLVIPTLLVPLQNHSCTETTTPLPSHDLTELQEEHSWMNNRTGLQPGLKPGEVATASIFFGTLWLFSIFGNSLVCLVIHRSRRTQSTTNYFVVSMACADLLISVASTPFVLLQFATGRWTLGSVMCKVVRYFQYLTPGVQIYVLLSICIDRFYTIVYPLSFKVSREKAKKMIAASWIFDAAFVSPVFFFFGSSWDSHCNYFFPSSWEGTTYTIIHFLVSFVIPSILIILFYQKVVKYIWRIGTDGRTVRRTMNIVPRTKVKTIKMFLILNLLFLLSWLPFHVAQLWHPHERDSKKSSLVFTAITWISFSSSASKPTLYSIYNANFRRGMKETFCMSSMKCYRSNAYTITTSSRMAKKNYVGISEIPPTAKTITKDSIYDSFDREAKEKKLAWPINSNPPNTFV; encoded by the coding sequence ATGGTTTTTGCTCACAGAATGGATAACAGCAAGCCGCCTCTGGTTATTCCCACACTTCTGGTGCCCCTCCAGAACCACAGCTGCACTGAAACAACCACACCCCTGCCAAGCCATGACCTGACAGAACTACAGGAGGAGCACAGTTGGATGAACAACAGAACTGGCCTGCAGCCTGGACTGAAACCTGGGGAAGTGGCCACTGCCAGCATTTTCTTTGGGACCCTGTGGTTGTTTTCTATATTTGGCAATTCCCTGGTTTGTTTGGTCATCCACAGGAGTAGGAGGACTCAGTCCACCACCAACTACTTTGTGGTCTCCATGGCCTGCGCGGATCTCCTCATCAGCGTGGCCAGCACGCCTTTTGTCCTGCTTCAGTTTGCCACTGGGAGGTGGACACTTGGCAGTGTGATGTGCAAGGTCGTGAGGTATTTTCAGTATCTCACGCCGGGTGTCCAGATCTACGTTCTCCTCTCCATCTGCATAGACCGGTTCTACACCATCGTCTATCCTCTGAGCTTCAAGGTATCCAgggaaaaagccaagaaaatgatCGCGGCATCGTGGATCTTTGATGCAGCCTTTGTGAGCCCcgtgttctttttctttggctcCAGCTGGGACAGTCACTGCAACTATTTCTTCCCTTCATCTTGGGAAGGAACCACCTATACCATCATCCATTTCTTGGTGAGCTTTGTGATTCCATCCATCCTCATCATCTTATTTTACCAGAAGGTTGTGAAGTATATTTGGAGAATAGGCACTGATGGCCGAACAGTGAGGAGGACGATGAACATTGTCCCAAGGACAAAAGTGAAAACTATCAAGATGTTCCTCATTTTGAATCTGTTGTTTTTGCTCTCTTGGCTGCCTTTCCATGTAGCTCAGCTGTGGCACCCCCACGAACGAGACTCCAAGAAAAGTTCCCTTGTTTTCACGGCTATCACATGGATATCCTTTAGTTCTTCAGCCTCTAAACCTACACTGTATTCCATCTATAATGCCAACTTTAGGAGAGGAATGAAAGAGACTTTTTGCATGTCCTCAATGAAGTGTTACCGAAGCAATGCCTATACTATCACAACCAGTTCAAGGATGGCCAAAAAAAACTACGTTGGCATTTCAGAAATTCCTCCCACGGCCAAAACTATAACCAAAGACTCGATCTAtgattcatttgacagagaagcCAAGGAAAAAAAGCTCGCTTGGCCCATTAATTCAAATCCACCAAATACTTTTGTGTAA